In Mucinivorans hirudinis, the DNA window CACGAGCAAGCATTAGAGCAGTTATCTAACAAGGGGAATGCTCTTGAACGATTAAGTGAAGTATTAGATTTTGAGATATTTCGCGAGTTATTGGAGGATTCCATTTTGACCAAAGAGAAGAAGAACAACGCGGGTGCAAAACCTTACGATGTCGTGATGCTATTAAAGATTTTGATACTTCAACGCTACTTCGGATTATCTGATGGTCAGGTTGAGTACCAAATCATTGACAGAGCAAGTTTTAAGGCGTTTTTGTGGTTGTCTTCGGGTGATAAAGTTCCCGATGAGAAGACGGTTTGGTCTTTTCGCGAGAAATTGACCAACAACCAAACCATAGAAAAGACCTTCGTTCTTTTTCGCGATGTACTCAATGCGAAAGGTTTGATTCTCAATGAGGGAAAGATGGTTGATGCTACATTTGCAACTGCTCCTATTCAACGCAATACCCGTGAGGAGAACAAGCAGATAAAAGATGGCGATGGTGCTGCATTATGGAATAATAAACCCCCACAAGAAGAGGCACAAAGACATTGATGCAAGATGGACACAGAAAGGTGGGCAGAATTACTATGGCTATAAGAATCACACAAAGGTGGATGCTAAGAGCAAGTTTATTGATTGTTATAAAGTTACTGATGCTTCGGTGCACGATTCACAGCCGTTAGAGGATTTACTAGAGGAGAACGACAAGGGGCAACCTCTATATTGAGATAGTGCTTATACTGGTGCTAATCAGGATGATGTCATTGAGAATGCGAAGATGATAAATCAGGTGTGCGAGAGGGGTTATAGGAATCATCCTTTGACCAACGAGCAGAAGGCGAGCAATCGCGAGAAGTCAAGTGTTCGCTCTCGTGTGGAGCACGTTTTTGGGTTTATGGAGCAGTCGATGCACGGTATCAAGGTGGAGCGCGTTGGTATAGTGCGAGCCACCGGGATACTTGGTCTTATGAACCTCACCTACAATCTGTTTAGATACGAACAGGTTGTACGACTGAATCTATTACCGATAAAAAACTAATAATCAAGCTGAAATGTAGAACTGACAGTCGAAATAGAGTCTAATTGATTGTACCCGCAAAAGAAAAAATCGCTTGCGAGAGAGCATAACGAGTTCTTGCTCTTAAATTAACCCCAAAATACTAATTTTTAGAACCCACCTTTAGCCGAACTCAATCTTGATAAATTGGAGGATAAATGGGGGCAGAAATACCCTGTTGTTATAGGCTCGTGGCGACGAAATTGGGATAAGCTTAGTGCCTATTTTGCTTATGATGAGCATATTCGCAGACTTATCTACACAACTAATGCTGTTGAGGGATTTCATCGTCAGGCACGGAAAGTGACCAAGACAAAGGGAGTATTCCCTAATGATATGGCATTGATGAAGTTACTCTACCTGGCGGTGCTCAACATCTCCAAGAAATGGACTCAACCCCTTCCGAATTGGGCGTTAACAGCAGGTCAATTGCGGATAAAGTTTGGCGAAAGGATGCCAATGGAGCTATAGCCCTTGTTTGTTCTTCTCGGTTTTCCAAACGCAAAGAAAAGGCAGTTTTCGGATGTGTGCAAGGGTATATAAACGGCTCGTGCCTCGCCGCCCTTGCACACATCCGAAAACCGCCTTGAAAAAGCATTTGTAAAGCCGAAAAGAAAAAATTATATTTGTAGAAATTTAACACGAAATATTTACCGGACAGAGTTTATATTACACTCCCGAAGTTCTCAATTCCATTAATATGTTTGTGACCATCGGCAAATTCATTTTCGCCATGCTTGACGCGATAATGCTTTTTATACCCGTAATTAACAAGACCATCATAGGTCTTAAATCCGTCGGAGTAAATCACTGCATTGGTGTCAGCTTTGCCCTTAATAATAGGCAATAGCTCACTTACAGAGCAGTTTTGACAATCTGGGTATATCCTTTGTCACCACGTTTGAGCATCCCGAAAACAGGTATCTTGCCTTTGGCTCCTCTTCCCCGGTCCCGCGTACACGACGCGCTCCGAAGTAGCTCTCATCGAGTTCGACCTCGCCGTTTGTGAACGGACTTTCTGCTTCACAAAGCTCCGCGATACGCTCTCGAAGTTTATTGTAAATATTGTTTATAGTGCCTTGATTCAAACCTGTAAATTCAGCCACTTTTTTGGCCTCCATATCGAGGCTAAAAAGACGCAAAACAGTCCTGAATTTATCCTCAGAAATCTTGGCCCAAAAAAATACTTGTTATTCATTAATCCAAAGATAGTTAAATAGCATTAAATACTACTTAACTAATCTTGAACCTTTTTATATTATGAGAAAATTATTGGCTTTTGTATTTCTATTTGCCATTTGCTCAGGCAACGCCTTTGCCAAAGAAATCAAAATTCACGGGCAAGTTGTAGACAGTCTATCAGGCGAACCATTGCCTATGTCGATTATCTCAATCGTTGATGAGAATAGCAATATTTTCGTATTCAGTGGCATCGTTGAAAAAGATGATGCCGTATTTTCTTTCGAAAAAATAAGAATCGGCAACTCTGCGTACTTCGTTGTTGTTTCATCGGTAGGTTATCAGAAGAAGAGAGTGACTTTGGATGATGATATGGGAGTGATAAAAATGGTGCCCGAGTCGATTGCAATCGACGAAGTTGTTGTGACTGCCTCTCGGAATATTCGGCGAGCGGTAGATAGAACCACCTATATTCTGGACAGTATGAAGCTCGCAGGCGTATCAGTTACAACTGATGTGCTCCGAAAAATCCCCGAAATATCTGTCGATGAACTTCGGCGGCGGGCATCAATTAAGGGCAAGGAGAATACTCTTATTCTTTTGAACGGCGTTAATACGGGCAACTCTGTTGATTTACGAGGCATTGATTTCCGTGATATTGAGCGGATTGAGGTGATAACCTCCCCATCGAGCGGCACGGATGTTGATTATGACGGAGTTATCAATATCATCCTCAAACCAAAGGTTCGAGCGGGGATTATGGTTGATATAGAAGAGACACTGAAATTG includes these proteins:
- a CDS encoding Mobile element protein encodes the protein MRKIQYKSTGIAGLFDHEQALEQLSNKGNALERLSEVLDFEIFRELLEDSILTKEKKNNAGAKPYDVVMLLKILILQRYFGLSDGQVEYQIIDRASFKAFLWLSSGDKVPDEKTVWSFREKLTNNQTIEKTFVLFRDVLNAKGLILNEGKMVDATFATAPIQRNTREENKQIKDGDGAALWNNKPPQEEAQRH
- a CDS encoding Mobile element protein, with amino-acid sequence MDAKSKFIDCYKVTDASVHDSQPLEDLLEENDKGQPLY
- a CDS encoding Mobile element protein; amino-acid sequence: MINQVCERGYRNHPLTNEQKASNREKSSVRSRVEHVFGFMEQSMHGIKVERVGIVRATGILGLMNLTYNLFRYEQVVRLNLLPIKN
- a CDS encoding transposase; translated protein: MEDKWGQKYPVVIGSWRRNWDKLSAYFAYDEHIRRLIYTTNAVEGFHRQARKVTKTKGVFPNDMALMKLLYLAVLNISKKWTQPLPNWALTAGQLRIKFGERMPMEL